The genomic region CGAGGATACTCTGCCCGCGTGGTCCATCTAGGCTTTCAGCAATGATATGTGCTGCCTCGCCTATTACGGCTGCTCTTCCGTTACTTGTGATTTGTGCAAGCCGTTGTCTACATAACGAGCAATTAGAGCCCGCATTGGCCCAAAGCATTTTTGTGTCCGGGAGTGAAACTTTCATTTTTGGCTAGACTAACTGCGATGGCTGTTTACTTAGGCAATTTACACTTTCTCATGCCCAAAGTAAGGAACAATACCAGCCTAAACCCTAATCGACTTCACCAAAGGTCGCAAGAGCCGAAGGTTTATCAAGTTGAACATAGCCGCTGGGTGATTCAGCTCCGCTGCAGCGCAACACTCTAGTTGGGCCGTAAAGAGCGACTTTTTGAAGCTTTGTCGATAGGACATCCCCTATAGCTTCAGTAGCAATCAACGTAGTTAATAGCTCATCACTTAGTTACTATTTGAACTCGGGCCAGGCGGCCGGCAAAGCAGAAATCGTATATTCACAGCCCACGTCAGTTTATAAGATTGAGTCTCGCGCGCTACCAGTCGCTATGGCATGCGTATTAAGGTTTGGATATCATCTATGTAGTTCACTCTCGTGGTGTAAATAGTGATGCATAGAACATGGATCGTCCTTTTAATATTGATACTTGTTTCTCTTGGGGCCACGGGGCATCGCGGTGGCTTGGACGCAAACGGTGGTCACTATGATCGCCAAACAAATAGTTATCATTGCCATCAAACCTCGTGTAACTCAGAAGATTCAGCGTCAGTTAGCTCCGATACTCCCGCCACACCATTATCACCAACAGCGACGCAATCAAAATCGCAATTGATTGCCACACTTCCCGAGTACGATCGGAAAGACTGGAATCATTGGATTGATGCTGACGGCAACTGCATCAACACTCGCCATGAGATTCTGATTAAGCAAGCAACTGGTGCAATCAATCGTTCACCAGATGGATGTTATGTCTCTAGCGGGACCTGGGTTGACCCATATAGCGGGAAAACATTTCACCGCACCAGCGAAATTGATGCAGACCATGTCATCCCTCTGAAATGGGCTCACGACCATGGAGGTCATGATTGGTCAGCATATGACAAGGAGCGTTTTGCAAACGATTTGGATAACTTGTTAGCCGTAAGCCAATCACTCAATAAAGCTAAAGGAGCGCAAGGTCCGGATCAGTGGTTGCCACCCAATCATCGCTTTCGATGCGAGTATCTGAGGTTGTGGCAGAAACTTTTAGCGAAATACCAAGCTCTGAAAATGACATCTGCGGAACAGCGAATCTTTGGGACACAGCTTTCAGCATGTAA from Permianibacter aggregans harbors:
- a CDS encoding GmrSD restriction endonuclease domain-containing protein; translated protein: MHRTWIVLLILILVSLGATGHRGGLDANGGHYDRQTNSYHCHQTSCNSEDSASVSSDTPATPLSPTATQSKSQLIATLPEYDRKDWNHWIDADGNCINTRHEILIKQATGAINRSPDGCYVSSGTWVDPYSGKTFHRTSEIDADHVIPLKWAHDHGGHDWSAYDKERFANDLDNLLAVSQSLNKAKGAQGPDQWLPPNHRFRCEYLRLWQKLLAKYQALKMTSAEQRIFGTQLSACK